The nucleotide window AAGCTTTTATAGACTATAAGCAGCATGTACTTTATTTAAAGCAAATAAAAAATAAAAATAAAAACAATTAAGATGAGTTTACAAAAACAGGTAATGACCAAAATGAAAGAGGCAATGAAAGCAAAAGATGCTGTTGCTTTACAAGCTCTAAGAGCTGTGAAATCTGCTTTTTTATTAGCCAAAACTGAGTCTGGAGCTCAAGAAGAAATTTCTGAAGAACAAGAACTGAAAATTATTCAGAAGCAAGTAAAGCAAAGAAAAGATAGTGCTGCTATTTTTTTAAAGCAAGGAAGAGAAGATTTAGCAGCACCTGAATTAGCAGAGATTGCAGTTTTAGAACAGTTTTTACCAGAAGCTTTATCTGAAGAGGAAATTGAAAAAGTTGTACTTGCAACAATAGCAGATTTAAAAGCAGAAAGTATGAAAGATATGGGTAAAGTTATGGGGGTGGTTTCTAAAAAACTTTCTGGACAAGCAGATGGTAAAACTATTTCTATGTTGGTTAAAAAGAACTTAGCTTAGAAAAGTGTTTGGGCTCCATAGTTCAACTGAATAGAATATCAGATTTCGGCTCTGAGGGTTGCAGGTTTGAATCCTGCTGGAGTCACAAAACTAGAACTCAAAGTAAATTTTACTTTGAGTTTTTTTTATGAATATTCAGAAGTTAGCTCATCTACAATTAAACCATCTTCTAAAGTTTGAATAACGCCTAAAGCTGCTCTTTCTCCAGCAATCATTGCTGCATTCAAAGAACCGTTTAATAATTGATCTCCAGCTAAAAATATAGTAGATTTTAGCTTGGTTTCTGTACTAGAAATTTCATACTGTAAATTTGTAAGTTTAGGTAAAGCTTTCTTTATTTGATATCTCTTTAAGAAATGAAGATCTTCTATTTTACAATACTCTTTTAATTCTTGCTTTACTTTATCAATTAGTTGGTTTTCATTTAATTGATGATTATTTACGATAGTGACAGACAATAATTCTTTATCACTTTTATTAGCTATATCTACACTTGTATGATAAAATATATTATTTACTAAAGAATTTTCATTAGCAATTAAACCAATAATTGGTTTTTGTATTGTTCTTTTTTCAGACTCAAAATATAAAGTTTCACAACTTTTCCACTCTGTTTCTTGATTTTTAAGATTAGAAATTAGTGAACTGGCTTCTGTTGCAATTATAGTGATATGACTTTTTATTGCTGAGTTATCTTGCAGTATAATACTACTATTCTTTACCTCCTTAACAGCTGTATTAAATAGAAAAGTAGTGTTGTTTAACTTGCCTTTAAGCTGATCTGATATGGCCTGAATTCCTTTCTTAGGTAAAACTGCTAAGCCATCACCAAACATCTTGTATACAAACTCAAACATTCTGCTAGAGGTGTCTAAATTCGGTTCCAAGAATATTCCAGAGAAAAAGGGTTTAAAAAAGTCTGAAATAATCTCTTTAGAAAAACCAAAATCTTGTAAATATTGTAATGTTGTTTTTTCGTTTTCTTTAAATATCGCTGAAACTTCTTTTTTCTTTAAAATTGTATTTAATTTTAATACTTTCAGCTTATCAGAAAAATTACCTATTGAAGAGAATAAGGTTGGAAATAGCAATGTTAATTTTCTTAAAGGATCTCCAATGGTTTGCTGTTTTCCATTTTTAAATATAGTGGCCCCAGGTAAAAATTCTTGTAATTCTAATGCTTTATAATCTAAATATTTTTTTGCTGCTGGATAAGAAGTAAGCAAAACTTGAAAACCATGATCTAGCGTGTATCCTTTATAACTATCAGATTTTACTCTACCACCAACTTTATCTGTAGCCTCTATAATTGTTGGATGATAGCCGTAATTTTCTAAAATTTGAGCAGCAATTAAACCACTAACACCTGCACCAATTATATTTATTTTATATGCTGATTTCTCCATTTTCTTCCTGTTTTTCTTTCGAATTCTTTTTAAGATAGGCAGTTAAAATTCGTTGCACATCTCTATTGTCTCTTTTTGGTTGTAAAAAGAATTGATAATCTTCTGGTTGCTGTAACTGTTCTGCTTGAGCTTTATCTATATAACCATAACCCCTGTAAGTACCATCTAAAATTAAGGTGAAACCTATTTCATTTTCATTTCTTCCAGATTCTTTTATTACCATATTTTTAGCTTCAAAACCAATTGAAGCAATTGCTTCTCGAACACGATTGTTATAATGAATTACTTTTTCTTTATCATTACAAACTCCTTTGCAGTTTTGTAAATGATAACTAAAACAGCTTTTCACATTGGTTTGTAAATGACAATATTTAGGACACAGCTCAAACTCACTACACAAACTCTCTAAAAATGCTCTGCATTCAGATATTGAATAGAAAGTCATTATTGGGTTTGGTGTAAGTTTCAACTTATTAAAAGCTAAATGCAAAATTCCTTTTTGATCTTCGTAAGAAAATAATCCAATAGCAGCATTGCTATTTTTTTGAGATCTATTAAATTTCGGAAATTTTGTTTTAATTTCTGATGATTCCAATAAAAGCGCTAAGAGTTCACTACCAGTTTCTGTGTAAGAAAGATGTGCAGTTTCTAAACACATTTCTCTTTCTTTCTTTTTCTTATCGTAAAAATGGCTAATTACTCTTTGCTTAATATTATTGGCTTTACCTACATAAATAATTTCTTTAGCGCTATTTTGAAAATAATAAACCCCAAAGGTTTCAGGTAAATTATCTACTACCTTTTTATCCAATAATGGTGGTAATGTTGCTTGACGTGAACGTGGATTTAAAAATGAATTAATGATAAAATTATCATCTCTTTCAATTAATCTTCTAAATAATTCTGTAGTTGCTTCAGCATCGCCTTTTGCTCTGTGTCTACCATTAATAGGTATATTTTCATCAATACAAATATTACCTAAACTATAAGAACGCAAACCAGGTATTATTTTTCTTGATAAACGAACTGTACAAAGTTTTTTGCGCTTAAAGTCAAAGCCTAAACTTTTGAATTCATCTCTAATAATATTGTAATCGAAATTTACATTATGTGCTACGAAAATAGTGTCTCTTGTTAGTTCTTCTACTTTTTTTGCAATTTCATGAAATTTTGGAGCATACCTAACCATTGCATTTGTAATGCCAGTTAAGTTGGTTATAAATGGTGGTATATTTTGCTCAGGATTTACAAGTGATGTAAATTCATCAATGATTTTTTTACCATCAAAAACAAATATAGAAATCTCAGTAATTTTTTGACCTTTATAGCCATTACCTGTGGTTTCTATGTCTATTACTGTATACAATTAGGCAATTATATTTTTTAAATCTGCAATGGTTTCTGTAGGATTATCACTCTTAAAAACATAGCTACCTGCAACTAACACATTTGCTCCTGCTTCAATTAAAGCGTTTGCATTTTTATTGGTAACTCCACCATCAATTTCTATTTGACAATTAGATTCTGTAAACTCAATTAAGTGTTTTAATTGACTTACTTTTTTGTAGGTATTTTCTATAAATGATTGCCCTCCAAAACCAGGATTAACGCTCATTAAACAAACCATATCTAAATCTTCTATAATATCTTCTAAAACTGCAATTGGTGTATGAGGGTTTAAGGCAACACCTGCTTTCATACCTGTAGCTTTTATAGCTTGTATTGTTCTGTGCAAGTGTGTACAAGCTTCATAATGTACAGTTAAAATATCTGCACCCAAATCTGCAAATGTTTGTATGTATTGATCTGGATTTACAATCATTAAATGCACATCAATAGTTTTGGTTGCATGTTGTTTAATTGCTTTTAATACTGGCATTCCAAAAGAGATGTTTGGTACAAAAACGCCATCCATAATATCTATGTGAAACCAATCTGCTTCACTATTATTTACCATTTCTATATCTCTTTGTAAGTTAGCAAAATCTGCTGCTAGTATTGAGGGTGCTATTAAATTACTCATTAGTATGTTGTTGTTTTTTGCAAAGATAATTAATTAGTTAATGAACTTAGTTTGAATTAAATTAAATTCTTTGTTAAAGAAGTTTAGCCCTGATTGAAGTGGCATCCTTTTTTGAAGAATGAAAAAAAGATATAACGTAAAGCAGGAAATAGCTCTAAATAAAAAACTCTCAAAAATGAATTTGAGAGTTTTAAGTTTTTATTGAGAATTTAGTTTATCCTAAATAGGTCATTAAAATTTTAGATCTAGACGTATGTTTTAATCTACGAATTGCTTTTTCTTTAATTTGACGAACACGTTCTCTTGTTAAATCGAAAGTTTCACCAATTTCTTCTAAAGTCATTGGTTGGTGTTCACCTAAACCAAAGTATAATTTTACAACATCTGCTTCTCTTGGAGTAAGCGTTTCTAATGCTCTGTTAATTTCTATACGCAAAGATTCGTGTAATAAAACTCTATCTGGGTTTGGAGACTCACCAGAGTTTAAAACGTCGTATAAATTTGAATCTTCACCTTCAATTAAAGGTGCATCCATAGAAACGTGACGTCCTGAATTTTTCATAGATTCTTTTACGTCATTAACAGTCATGTCTAGTTTTTTGGCAATCTCTTCAGGACTTGGAGGTCTTTCATTTTCTTGCTCTAAAAACGCATACATTTTATTGATTTTATTAATAGAACCAATTTTATTTAAAGGTAAACGTACAATTCTAGATTGTTCTGCTAATGCTTGTAAGATAGATTGACGAATCCACCAAACTGCATAAGAGATAAATTTAAAACCACGAGTTTCATCAAAACGTTTTGCTGCTTTAATTAAACCTAAGTTACCTTCATTAATTAAATCTGGTAATGTTAAACCTTGATTTTGATATTGCTTTGCTACAGAAACCACAAAACGTAAATTTGCTTTTGTTAATTTCTCTAATGCTCTTTGATCTCCTGCTTTAATAAGCTGAGCCAATTCTACTTCTTCATCTGCAGTAATTAAATCTACTTTACCAATTTCTTGTAAGTATTTGTCTAGGGAAGCAGTTTCTCTATTCGTAACCTGCTTTGTAATCTTAAGTTGTCTCATCTAATTCTTTCTACTTTTAAAAGAGGTGATAATCATCCTCAATTATTTATACGTTGGTTTTTAAATAAATGTTACAAAAAGTTTTTATTTTTTTATTTCTGAAAAATTTTGCTAGTAAATTGCTGTTTTATTCCCTTGGAGAATAAAATAAATTTGTGATCCAAAATATAGTTTGATATCTAATAATTTAGAGGTATCTTTGTCTCTGAAACAAAAAGAAAATCGCTTACATTTTTTGTAAGTATCATAATATTAGGTTTTTAGCTTTTTTCTAAAAACCTTTACTTTTTTTTAAAGTATCAAGCATTGATTTATTTTCAATAAAAGCTTGATAGAAAGTTGGGGGACTATCTATCATGAGTGATGTTAATCACAAAAAAAAGAGACCGTTTTTACGGTCTCTTTCATTTTACATCGATTTCTTTATTATTAGCTAGAACAACCCATTAATTTGAGAATCTATTCTATCTATAATATAACCTAAGTCTTCTTGATTTTGTACAAAGTCTAAGTTGTCTACATCTATCACCAATAATTTACCTTTGGTGTAGGTAGAAATCCAAGCTTCATACCTTTCATTTAATCTACTTAAATAGTCTATGCTAATTGAGTTTTCATACTCTCTACCTCTTTTATGAATTTGACCCACTAATGTAGAAATATCGGCTCTTAAGTAAATTAATAAATCTGGAGGTGATACCAAATTTTCCATCAACTCAAAAAGAGAACTATAATTGCTATAATCTCTATTCGTCATTAAACCCATTGCATGCAAGTTAGGTGCAAAAATATGAGCATCTTCATATATGGTTCTATCTTGTATAATGTTTTTGCCTGTTTCTCTTAGTTCTAAGATTTGGCGAAAACGACTATTTAAAAAGTAAACTTGTAAGTTAAAAGACCAACGT belongs to Polaribacter dokdonensis and includes:
- a CDS encoding GatB/YqeY domain-containing protein; this translates as MSLQKQVMTKMKEAMKAKDAVALQALRAVKSAFLLAKTESGAQEEISEEQELKIIQKQVKQRKDSAAIFLKQGREDLAAPELAEIAVLEQFLPEALSEEEIEKVVLATIADLKAESMKDMGKVMGVVSKKLSGQADGKTISMLVKKNLA
- a CDS encoding FAD-dependent oxidoreductase, which encodes MEKSAYKINIIGAGVSGLIAAQILENYGYHPTIIEATDKVGGRVKSDSYKGYTLDHGFQVLLTSYPAAKKYLDYKALELQEFLPGATIFKNGKQQTIGDPLRKLTLLFPTLFSSIGNFSDKLKVLKLNTILKKKEVSAIFKENEKTTLQYLQDFGFSKEIISDFFKPFFSGIFLEPNLDTSSRMFEFVYKMFGDGLAVLPKKGIQAISDQLKGKLNNTTFLFNTAVKEVKNSSIILQDNSAIKSHITIIATEASSLISNLKNQETEWKSCETLYFESEKRTIQKPIIGLIANENSLVNNIFYHTSVDIANKSDKELLSVTIVNNHQLNENQLIDKVKQELKEYCKIEDLHFLKRYQIKKALPKLTNLQYEISSTETKLKSTIFLAGDQLLNGSLNAAMIAGERAALGVIQTLEDGLIVDELTSEYS
- a CDS encoding exonuclease domain-containing protein; this translates as MYTVIDIETTGNGYKGQKITEISIFVFDGKKIIDEFTSLVNPEQNIPPFITNLTGITNAMVRYAPKFHEIAKKVEELTRDTIFVAHNVNFDYNIIRDEFKSLGFDFKRKKLCTVRLSRKIIPGLRSYSLGNICIDENIPINGRHRAKGDAEATTELFRRLIERDDNFIINSFLNPRSRQATLPPLLDKKVVDNLPETFGVYYFQNSAKEIIYVGKANNIKQRVISHFYDKKKKEREMCLETAHLSYTETGSELLALLLESSEIKTKFPKFNRSQKNSNAAIGLFSYEDQKGILHLAFNKLKLTPNPIMTFYSISECRAFLESLCSEFELCPKYCHLQTNVKSCFSYHLQNCKGVCNDKEKVIHYNNRVREAIASIGFEAKNMVIKESGRNENEIGFTLILDGTYRGYGYIDKAQAEQLQQPEDYQFFLQPKRDNRDVQRILTAYLKKNSKEKQEENGEISI
- the rpe gene encoding ribulose-phosphate 3-epimerase, with protein sequence MSNLIAPSILAADFANLQRDIEMVNNSEADWFHIDIMDGVFVPNISFGMPVLKAIKQHATKTIDVHLMIVNPDQYIQTFADLGADILTVHYEACTHLHRTIQAIKATGMKAGVALNPHTPIAVLEDIIEDLDMVCLMSVNPGFGGQSFIENTYKKVSQLKHLIEFTESNCQIEIDGGVTNKNANALIEAGANVLVAGSYVFKSDNPTETIADLKNIIA
- a CDS encoding sigma-70 family RNA polymerase sigma factor, which codes for MRQLKITKQVTNRETASLDKYLQEIGKVDLITADEEVELAQLIKAGDQRALEKLTKANLRFVVSVAKQYQNQGLTLPDLINEGNLGLIKAAKRFDETRGFKFISYAVWWIRQSILQALAEQSRIVRLPLNKIGSINKINKMYAFLEQENERPPSPEEIAKKLDMTVNDVKESMKNSGRHVSMDAPLIEGEDSNLYDVLNSGESPNPDRVLLHESLRIEINRALETLTPREADVVKLYFGLGEHQPMTLEEIGETFDLTRERVRQIKEKAIRRLKHTSRSKILMTYLG
- a CDS encoding deoxynucleoside kinase, with translation MHVAIAGNIGAGKTTLTKLLAKHYKWKPHFESVDENPYLDDFYGEMERWSFNLQVYFLNSRFRQILELRETGKNIIQDRTIYEDAHIFAPNLHAMGLMTNRDYSNYSSLFELMENLVSPPDLLIYLRADISTLVGQIHKRGREYENSISIDYLSRLNERYEAWISTYTKGKLLVIDVDNLDFVQNQEDLGYIIDRIDSQINGLF